In one Polaribacter sp. ALD11 genomic region, the following are encoded:
- a CDS encoding DUF4252 domain-containing protein: MKNITKILSILTLVLMITSCKNEKSLQSYLVDTSGKEGFYTGDLPVSSVLSAKADVSEEVKKTIKSIKKINVAFLPKTAENTAVYELEKAKLKNIFADNNTYKSLMSMKAKGMNVKVFYSGDTDAIDEVIAFGYGDEAGVGVARLLGENMNPAQIIQMLNNVDVDGDSASLKQLSKMFNK; the protein is encoded by the coding sequence ATGAAAAATATAACCAAAATACTTTCGATATTAACTTTAGTTTTAATGATAACTTCGTGTAAAAACGAAAAATCATTACAAAGCTATTTAGTAGATACCAGTGGTAAAGAAGGTTTTTATACGGGCGATTTGCCAGTAAGTTCTGTACTTTCTGCAAAAGCAGATGTTTCTGAAGAAGTAAAGAAAACCATTAAAAGTATTAAGAAAATAAATGTCGCTTTTTTACCTAAAACAGCAGAAAACACAGCTGTTTATGAATTAGAAAAAGCGAAACTTAAAAATATTTTTGCAGACAACAATACCTACAAGAGTTTAATGTCTATGAAAGCAAAAGGAATGAATGTAAAAGTTTTTTATTCTGGAGATACAGACGCTATAGATGAAGTTATTGCTTTTGGATATGGAGATGAAGCAGGAGTAGGAGTTGCAAGGTTATTAGGAGAAAACATGAATCCTGCACAAATAATACAAATGTTAAATAATGTAGATGTTGATGGAGATAGTGCTTCTTTAAAGCAGTTATCTAAAATGTTTAACAAGTAG
- a CDS encoding S41 family peptidase codes for MKKYILASLLSILFLTVSCAKEEDGLSEEFEVTTGDEINDFIWKGLNLYYLWQEDVPNLADNRFSNLEEIYTFFRRNETPDDTFNSLLNQPGTIDRFSWIVDDYVALENSFQGINLSTGMEFGLVRYTKSNTNIYGYVRYVIPNSSAATLGITRGMYFNSVNGTQLTDSNYRTLLFSNATSFSIGLADYNFGNPTANNTTVSLDKTEIQENPIADSRVIEDGTKKIGYLMYNQFASSYDQDLNAVFNTFKSAAVDDLIIDLRYNGGGSTNTAGFLGSMVTGQFSDEIYSKEIWNKKYTNAFPADNFINNFPTRIRKTDRNNNVVVDEAINSLNLQRVYFIVTGSSASASELVINALDAHIEVKVIGTTTVGKQVGSVTLYDSDNLQRNGANLNSKHTYAMQPLVLEIKNKDDKNYPNGIIPGTNFTGINLAENIGNLGVLGERSDPLLDRTLKYISTGSKTFSKKDNFVKTEEVFNSKLATPAGNNMYSDLTKY; via the coding sequence ATGAAGAAATATATTTTAGCAAGTTTACTTTCAATCTTATTTTTAACAGTTTCTTGTGCTAAAGAAGAAGATGGTCTAAGTGAAGAATTTGAAGTTACTACAGGTGATGAAATTAATGATTTTATATGGAAAGGTCTCAATCTTTATTATTTATGGCAAGAAGATGTACCCAATTTAGCTGATAATAGATTTAGTAATTTAGAAGAAATTTATACTTTTTTTAGAAGAAATGAAACGCCAGATGATACTTTTAACAGTTTATTAAATCAGCCAGGTACAATAGATCGTTTTTCTTGGATTGTTGATGATTATGTAGCTTTAGAAAATTCTTTTCAAGGAATCAATTTAAGCACTGGAATGGAGTTTGGCTTGGTAAGATATACAAAAAGTAATACTAATATTTATGGTTATGTACGCTATGTAATACCTAATTCTAGCGCAGCAACACTAGGTATTACACGAGGAATGTACTTTAATTCTGTAAACGGAACACAACTTACAGATTCTAATTATAGAACTTTATTATTTAGTAACGCGACTTCTTTTTCAATAGGACTAGCAGATTATAATTTTGGAAACCCGACTGCAAATAATACAACAGTTTCTTTAGACAAAACAGAAATTCAAGAAAATCCAATTGCAGATTCTAGAGTAATTGAAGATGGTACAAAGAAAATAGGTTATTTAATGTACAATCAATTTGCAAGTTCTTATGACCAAGATTTAAATGCCGTTTTTAATACTTTTAAGTCAGCAGCTGTAGACGATTTAATTATCGATTTACGATACAACGGAGGTGGCTCTACAAATACCGCAGGTTTTTTAGGAAGCATGGTAACGGGGCAGTTTTCAGATGAAATATATTCTAAAGAAATTTGGAACAAAAAATATACAAATGCTTTTCCTGCAGATAACTTTATCAATAATTTTCCTACAAGAATTAGAAAAACAGATCGTAATAATAACGTGGTTGTAGATGAAGCTATTAATAGTTTAAATTTACAAAGAGTCTATTTTATCGTTACAGGAAGTTCTGCTTCAGCATCTGAATTGGTTATTAATGCTCTAGATGCACATATAGAAGTAAAAGTAATTGGTACCACAACTGTTGGTAAACAAGTTGGTTCTGTTACCTTATATGATTCAGACAATTTACAAAGAAACGGAGCAAATTTAAACTCTAAACATACCTATGCAATGCAACCACTGGTCTTAGAAATTAAAAATAAAGATGATAAAAATTACCCAAACGGAATTATTCCTGGAACAAACTTCACAGGAATTAACTTAGCTGAAAATATTGGTAATTTAGGTGTTTTGGGAGAACGTTCAGATCCTTTGCTAGATAGAACTCTAAAGTATATTTCTACAGGATCTAAAACATTTTCTAAAAAAGACAATTTTGTAAAAACAGAAGAAGTTTTCAATTCTAAATTAGCGACTCCTGCTGGTAATAATATGTATTCTGATTTAACTAAATATTAA
- a CDS encoding S41 family peptidase yields MKNLLKATYLLIITIFFTQCSKEYQLPENLVVQDFVWKGLNAYYLHQDEIADLSDRRFSSDQELNAYLSGFTDYNTLFSSLLITADAKSSLLENYSDLNIEIPRSGFLNGMEFGIIEEPNNTENVIGYVTHTLPSSDAATKNILRGEFFNAVDGIQLTQTNFESLLINGADTFNLTMVNFDGVTVTPNGNIIALQKQNYDYDTVFLEKNFTIGTDNIGYLMYNNGFSKNSINDLNNTFLNFKNQATNKLVLDLRYNISGGSFAKNITNLATMITGQFANKVFIKEQWNSKAQTWFEANQPDSLLTKFPAKLNSTTAFNSLEVTDLYIILNGEHFSGSSAIELFINSLNPHINVHIIGTETAGNNTGAITLYNSEDYDFPLRNETHTVALQPVVLSFLNKDDQTYKNGFTPNITLCANEDIINLGELGTRSEPILDRVLEYVSTGNTGTNVVCNSNNLTFLYNSIDSQREIDKGVFIKQDLPNTN; encoded by the coding sequence ATGAAAAACCTTTTAAAAGCTACTTATTTATTAATAATTACTATTTTTTTTACGCAATGCTCTAAAGAATACCAATTACCAGAAAATTTGGTTGTACAAGATTTTGTTTGGAAAGGATTAAACGCATACTACTTGCACCAAGATGAAATTGCAGATTTATCTGACAGACGTTTTAGTTCAGATCAAGAGTTAAACGCATATCTAAGTGGTTTTACAGATTATAATACTTTATTTTCTAGCTTATTAATTACTGCGGATGCAAAATCGTCTTTATTAGAAAATTATTCAGACTTAAATATCGAAATACCTAGAAGTGGTTTTTTAAATGGAATGGAGTTTGGCATTATTGAAGAACCTAATAATACCGAAAATGTAATCGGTTATGTAACTCATACTTTACCAAGTTCTGATGCGGCAACAAAAAATATACTTCGTGGTGAATTTTTTAATGCTGTGGATGGTATTCAATTAACACAAACAAATTTTGAAAGTTTATTAATAAATGGTGCAGACACTTTTAATCTAACAATGGTAAATTTTGATGGAGTAACAGTAACTCCAAATGGTAATATTATTGCTTTACAAAAACAAAATTACGACTATGATACGGTATTTTTAGAAAAAAACTTTACCATTGGCACAGATAATATTGGTTATTTAATGTATAATAATGGCTTTTCTAAAAATTCAATAAACGATCTAAATAACACCTTTTTAAACTTTAAAAATCAAGCTACTAACAAACTTGTTTTAGATTTACGTTATAATATTTCTGGCGGTAGTTTTGCTAAAAACATCACCAACTTAGCAACCATGATTACTGGGCAATTTGCAAACAAAGTTTTTATAAAAGAACAGTGGAATTCGAAAGCACAAACTTGGTTTGAAGCAAATCAACCAGACTCTTTATTAACTAAGTTTCCTGCTAAATTAAATTCCACAACAGCATTTAATAGTTTAGAAGTAACAGATCTTTATATTATTTTAAATGGAGAACATTTTTCTGGCTCTTCTGCTATCGAATTATTCATTAACAGTTTAAATCCGCATATAAACGTACATATTATTGGTACAGAAACTGCTGGTAATAATACGGGAGCGATTACTCTATATAATTCTGAAGATTATGATTTTCCTTTAAGAAATGAAACACATACAGTAGCTTTACAGCCAGTTGTGTTAAGTTTCTTAAATAAAGACGACCAAACCTATAAAAACGGATTTACACCAAACATTACACTTTGTGCTAATGAAGATATTATAAATTTAGGAGAATTAGGAACACGCTCAGAACCTATTTTAGATCGAGTTTTAGAATATGTTTCTACAGGAAATACTGGTACAAATGTTGTATGTAACTCTAATAATTTAACATTCTTATACAATTCTATCGATTCTCAAAGAGAAATTGATAAAGGCGTATTTATAAAACAAGATTTACCTAACACTAATTAA
- a CDS encoding DUF4252 domain-containing protein yields the protein MKKIILLIAFIVAPMVTSAQSLFDSLEDLDGVDMVVVTKDAFELLSKFSPEKFKDSEEMKVFEMVKDLKEFKMFSTEDKAIADKMETMVSSSIKKQNLTQLMRIKEDDTRVKIYVKSTKNKDFVSEVLMFIKGIDKRTNGMSEAMIVSLTGNIDINKMSDLADTFTKK from the coding sequence ATGAAAAAAATAATCCTATTAATAGCGTTTATTGTTGCTCCGATGGTAACTAGCGCACAGTCTTTATTCGATTCTTTAGAAGATTTAGATGGCGTAGATATGGTAGTTGTTACCAAAGATGCCTTCGAATTATTATCTAAATTTAGTCCAGAAAAATTTAAAGATAGCGAAGAAATGAAAGTCTTTGAAATGGTAAAAGATTTAAAAGAATTTAAAATGTTTTCTACGGAAGACAAAGCAATAGCAGACAAAATGGAGACCATGGTAAGTTCTTCTATAAAAAAACAAAACTTAACACAATTAATGCGAATTAAAGAAGATGATACGCGTGTTAAGATCTATGTAAAATCTACAAAAAACAAAGATTTTGTAAGTGAAGTTTTAATGTTTATCAAAGGAATTGATAAAAGAACAAACGGAATGTCTGAAGCTATGATTGTTTCTTTAACAGGGAATATCGACATTAATAAAATGTCTGATTTAGCAGATACTTTTACCAAAAAATAA
- a CDS encoding RNA polymerase sigma factor — translation MNQSDFLKVVLPFKDKVFRLAKRLLVSTEEAEDATQELIFKLWRSKEKIADYKNVEAFAMTMTKNYCYDRLKSKQASNLTLVHSNYQEKETSLDKKLEYRDSVNQVHQLIEKLPEQQKIIIQLRDIEQYDFEEICKMVDMKPTAVRVALSRARKTIREELTKKHNYGVS, via the coding sequence ATGAACCAGTCAGACTTTTTAAAAGTTGTTTTACCATTTAAAGATAAGGTCTTTAGATTAGCAAAAAGATTATTAGTTTCTACAGAGGAAGCTGAAGATGCTACTCAAGAACTGATTTTTAAATTGTGGAGAAGCAAAGAAAAAATTGCTGATTATAAAAATGTGGAAGCATTTGCAATGACAATGACTAAAAATTATTGTTATGACAGATTAAAATCGAAGCAAGCAAGTAATTTAACATTAGTACACAGTAATTATCAAGAAAAAGAAACGTCTTTAGACAAGAAGCTTGAATATCGAGACAGTGTAAACCAAGTACACCAATTGATTGAAAAGCTGCCAGAGCAACAAAAAATTATTATTCAATTAAGAGATATTGAACAATATGATTTTGAAGAAATCTGTAAAATGGTAGATATGAAACCAACAGCAGTAAGAGTTGCATTATCTAGAGCAAGAAAAACAATAAGAGAAGAATTAACTAAAAAACACAACTATGGAGTTAGCTAA
- the cas1 gene encoding type II CRISPR-associated endonuclease Cas1 codes for MIKRTIYIGNPSYLKLKQKQLVVQEPETKEIKGTVPIEDIALLMLDHYQITISNQLLIKLQGNNVAVVSCDEHHLPFGMMLPLYGHSEYSERIKYQLAASEPLKKQLWKQTVEQKKENQKALLNLNNKVSEPLAEYKLNVKSGDTSNREGMAAQFYWKHLFENFSRERFGSEPNNLLNFGYAVLRSIVARALVSSGLLPVLGIFHRNKYNAYCLADDIMEPYRPFVDKLVYNYVMRNYNHELNKEAKAHILTIATQDVFIDGLIRPLFVAVTTTTSSLYKCFTGELRHIKYPELD; via the coding sequence ATGATAAAAAGAACCATTTATATTGGAAATCCATCCTATTTAAAATTAAAGCAAAAGCAACTCGTAGTACAAGAACCAGAAACCAAAGAAATTAAAGGAACAGTGCCCATAGAAGATATTGCTTTGCTAATGTTAGATCATTACCAAATAACAATTTCTAATCAACTTTTAATTAAATTACAAGGAAATAATGTGGCTGTAGTTAGTTGCGATGAACATCATTTGCCTTTTGGTATGATGTTGCCATTGTATGGTCATTCAGAATATTCTGAGAGGATTAAATATCAATTAGCAGCATCAGAACCTTTGAAAAAACAACTTTGGAAACAAACCGTTGAACAAAAAAAAGAAAATCAAAAAGCATTATTAAATTTAAATAACAAAGTTTCAGAACCTTTAGCCGAATATAAATTAAACGTAAAAAGCGGAGATACTTCCAATAGGGAAGGAATGGCAGCTCAATTTTATTGGAAACACTTGTTTGAAAATTTTTCTAGAGAACGTTTTGGGTCGGAACCAAATAATTTACTGAATTTTGGATATGCTGTTTTAAGGAGTATTGTTGCTAGAGCTTTGGTAAGTAGTGGATTGTTACCCGTTTTAGGGATTTTTCATAGAAATAAATACAATGCGTATTGTTTGGCAGATGATATTATGGAACCTTACAGGCCTTTTGTAGACAAATTAGTTTATAATTATGTGATGCGTAACTATAATCATGAGTTGAATAAAGAGGCAAAAGCACATATATTAACAATTGCCACGCAAGATGTTTTTATTGACGGACTTATTAGACCTTTATTTGTTGCTGTTACCACAACAACATCAAGTTTGTACAAATGCTTTACAGGAGAGTTGAGGCACATAAAATACCCTGAATTAGATTAA
- the cas9 gene encoding type II CRISPR RNA-guided endonuclease Cas9 (Cas9, originally named Csn1, is the large, multifunctional signature protein of type II CRISPR/Cas systems. It is well known even to general audiences because its RNA-guided endonuclease activity has made it a popular tool for custom editing of eukaryotic genomes.) → MKKILGLDLGTTSIGWAIVNEAETTNENSEIIKLGVRVNPLTVDEQTNFEKGRPITTNADRTLKRGARRNLQRFKLRRENLIEILTKSKIISKNTALTEVGESTTHQTLSLRAKSASEKIEIEEFARVLLAINKKRGYKSSRKAKNEEEGTLIDGMAIAKELYDNNLTVGQYIYNLLEKGKKFIPDFYRSDLKIEFDKVWNFQKQFYSDILDDELYQKLEDQGQQNSRKRFLAIKGIYTAENKGKRDKTKKQHYKWRSEAISKQLKIEEVAYVLVEINNNLNNSSGYLGAISDRSKELYFNNETVGQNLYSQIKENKHTSLRNQVFYRQDYLDEFEKIWETQAEFHQELTSELKEEIRDIVIFYQRKLKSQKHLISNCQFEKYHKAVPKSSLLFQESKIWAILNILEFENKETKEKQILGDEIRQELFDELNISKKLSEKELLKFVGLSNKVWKSNFPEGIEGNKTNEKLYEVYHKIAENEGYGENWDKKTASEIKEELKAVFSSIGVQSEILYFDTNLDGNDFDKQKSYQFWHLLYSAQDDDKISQEDKIIYGNSNVSLKKKLHFKYGFQPVYANMLANVSLQQDYGGLSARAIKKIIPFLAEGHNYPEACKLAKYNHSNSLTREEQGNRILKDKLELLQKNSLRNPVVEKILNQMINVINQIVDEYGKPDEIRIELARELKKSAKERASATEYINKATLDNEKVRTILKTEFKIKNPTRNDVVRYKLYKELENNGYRTLFTDTYIPAEKLFSKEIDIEHIIPKAKLFDDSFSNKTLAFRNVNLAKADSLAIDFISNTYNSGLEDYKQRVESLYKSGSIKTGKYKKLLLSEKDLPDGFIDRDLRNSQYIAKKAKQLLEEVFRKVTPTIGNITDKLREDWDLINVMKELNLPKYKALGLTKWEERKYDKKVEQIIDWTKRNDHRHHAMDALTVAFTKISHIQYLNNLAAINSSFKDKKNLDKSYLLGIKEKVTKIYKDKKGRRKRKFTPPSENFRAEAKEHIENILISFKAKNKVVTKNKNKTKIGGKDNYLIKQQLTPRGQLHKETIYGRIKEDIIKVEKVNAKFTREKILEVTRPAYREALLKRLEEFNDDAKKAFSGNNTLLKNPLYTDSDKLVPEQVKTKTQNYIYTIRKEVNPDNFSNLKSLQKVIDVGVRRILEKRLEDFKGKAKEAFSDLDKKPIWLNREKGISIKRVLISGIKNAENLHVKKDHFGNDILDEKGKEQKSDFVSTGNNHHVAIYKDKNDKLQEKVVSFYEAVARVNANLTIIDKEYNSNIGWLFLFTMKQNEMFLFPSKEFNPLETDLLNENNNNLISKHLFRVQKIATKNYMFSHHLETQVVGSESLKNKKQLSEVTYRSVRSTEPLRNIIKIRINHIGKIVHVGEY, encoded by the coding sequence ATGAAAAAGATTTTAGGTTTAGATTTAGGAACTACATCAATTGGTTGGGCTATAGTTAATGAAGCTGAAACTACAAATGAAAACTCAGAAATTATAAAATTAGGTGTTCGTGTGAATCCGCTAACTGTAGATGAACAAACTAATTTTGAGAAGGGAAGACCTATTACTACAAATGCAGATAGAACTTTAAAAAGAGGTGCAAGGAGAAATTTACAACGTTTTAAACTTCGTAGAGAAAACCTTATTGAGATTTTAACGAAATCTAAAATAATTTCAAAAAATACAGCTTTAACAGAAGTTGGAGAATCTACAACGCATCAAACTTTAAGTTTGCGTGCAAAATCGGCTTCAGAAAAAATTGAAATAGAAGAATTTGCTCGCGTTTTATTAGCTATAAATAAAAAACGAGGCTATAAAAGTAGTAGAAAAGCTAAAAATGAAGAAGAAGGTACTTTAATTGATGGAATGGCGATTGCTAAAGAATTGTATGACAATAATCTTACAGTTGGACAATATATCTATAATTTATTAGAAAAAGGAAAGAAATTTATTCCTGATTTTTATAGGTCTGATTTAAAAATAGAATTTGACAAAGTTTGGAATTTTCAAAAGCAGTTTTATTCAGATATTTTAGATGATGAATTGTATCAGAAGTTAGAAGATCAAGGACAGCAAAACTCTAGAAAACGTTTTTTAGCTATCAAAGGAATTTATACCGCTGAAAATAAAGGCAAAAGAGATAAAACAAAAAAACAACATTATAAATGGAGAAGTGAAGCAATTTCTAAACAACTAAAGATTGAAGAAGTTGCTTATGTTTTGGTTGAAATTAACAACAACCTAAATAATTCTAGTGGTTATTTAGGTGCAATTAGTGATAGAAGTAAAGAACTATACTTTAATAACGAAACTGTTGGGCAGAATTTATACAGTCAAATAAAAGAAAACAAACATACTTCTTTAAGAAATCAAGTTTTTTATAGACAAGATTATTTAGATGAATTTGAGAAAATTTGGGAAACACAAGCAGAATTTCATCAAGAATTAACATCAGAATTGAAAGAAGAAATTCGTGATATAGTTATCTTTTATCAACGTAAGCTAAAATCTCAAAAACATTTAATATCTAATTGTCAGTTTGAGAAATACCATAAAGCAGTGCCTAAGTCTTCTCTTCTTTTTCAAGAATCTAAAATATGGGCTATTTTAAATATTCTAGAATTTGAGAACAAGGAAACAAAAGAAAAACAAATTTTAGGAGACGAAATTAGGCAAGAATTATTTGATGAATTAAATATCTCTAAAAAATTATCTGAAAAAGAGCTGTTAAAATTTGTGGGTTTGAGTAATAAAGTATGGAAATCTAATTTTCCTGAAGGTATTGAAGGCAATAAAACAAATGAAAAACTGTATGAAGTATATCATAAAATAGCAGAGAATGAAGGTTATGGAGAAAATTGGGATAAAAAAACAGCTTCCGAAATTAAAGAGGAATTAAAAGCAGTTTTCTCATCAATTGGAGTACAATCAGAGATTCTATATTTTGACACTAATTTAGATGGAAATGATTTTGACAAACAAAAGAGTTATCAATTTTGGCATTTATTATATTCTGCTCAAGATGATGATAAAATTTCTCAAGAAGATAAAATTATATACGGCAATTCTAATGTTTCATTAAAAAAGAAACTTCATTTTAAATATGGTTTTCAACCAGTGTATGCTAATATGTTAGCAAATGTTTCTTTGCAACAAGATTATGGAGGCTTGTCTGCAAGAGCAATAAAAAAAATAATACCTTTTTTGGCTGAAGGACACAACTATCCTGAAGCTTGTAAATTAGCGAAATACAATCATTCTAATTCATTAACAAGGGAAGAACAGGGAAATAGAATTTTAAAAGATAAATTAGAATTATTACAAAAAAACAGTTTACGGAATCCTGTTGTAGAAAAAATTCTAAATCAAATGATAAATGTCATCAATCAAATTGTTGATGAATATGGAAAACCTGATGAAATTAGAATAGAACTGGCTCGAGAGTTGAAAAAATCAGCAAAAGAAAGAGCAAGTGCAACTGAATATATTAATAAAGCTACTTTAGATAATGAGAAAGTTAGAACAATTTTAAAAACAGAATTTAAGATTAAAAACCCTACAAGGAATGATGTTGTTCGTTATAAGTTATATAAAGAGCTAGAAAATAATGGTTATAGAACTTTATTTACTGACACATATATTCCTGCAGAAAAACTATTTTCAAAAGAAATAGATATTGAGCATATAATCCCGAAAGCAAAGTTATTTGATGATTCTTTTTCAAACAAAACGCTAGCTTTTAGAAATGTAAATTTAGCAAAAGCAGATTCTTTAGCAATAGATTTCATTTCTAATACATATAATTCAGGTTTAGAAGACTACAAACAACGTGTTGAAAGTCTATATAAATCTGGAAGTATAAAAACAGGGAAATATAAAAAATTATTACTTTCAGAAAAAGATTTACCTGATGGATTTATAGATAGAGATTTAAGGAATAGCCAATATATTGCAAAAAAAGCAAAACAACTTTTAGAAGAAGTATTTAGAAAAGTAACTCCAACAATAGGAAACATTACTGACAAATTAAGAGAGGATTGGGACCTAATAAATGTAATGAAAGAATTAAACCTTCCAAAATATAAAGCACTAGGTTTAACAAAATGGGAAGAACGTAAATACGATAAAAAAGTTGAACAAATTATTGATTGGACAAAAAGAAACGACCACAGACATCATGCAATGGATGCTTTGACAGTCGCTTTTACAAAGATTAGTCATATTCAATATTTGAATAATTTAGCAGCAATAAACAGTAGTTTTAAAGATAAAAAGAACCTTGATAAAAGTTATTTACTCGGAATTAAAGAAAAAGTAACAAAAATATATAAAGACAAGAAAGGAAGAAGAAAAAGAAAATTTACACCACCTTCAGAAAATTTTAGAGCTGAAGCTAAAGAACATATAGAAAATATTTTAATTTCCTTTAAAGCAAAAAATAAAGTAGTCACCAAAAACAAGAATAAAACAAAAATAGGAGGAAAGGATAACTATTTAATTAAGCAACAGTTGACACCAAGAGGTCAATTACATAAAGAAACTATTTATGGTAGAATAAAAGAAGATATAATAAAAGTTGAAAAAGTAAATGCAAAATTTACAAGAGAAAAAATACTTGAAGTAACAAGACCAGCATATAGAGAAGCTCTTTTAAAACGTTTAGAGGAGTTTAATGATGATGCTAAAAAAGCTTTTTCGGGTAATAATACATTGTTAAAAAATCCTCTCTACACAGATTCTGATAAATTAGTACCAGAACAAGTAAAAACAAAAACTCAAAATTATATTTACACGATTAGAAAAGAAGTTAATCCTGATAATTTCAGTAATCTAAAATCACTTCAAAAAGTAATTGATGTTGGTGTAAGAAGAATTTTAGAGAAAAGATTAGAAGATTTTAAAGGTAAAGCAAAAGAAGCTTTTTCCGATTTAGATAAAAAACCTATTTGGCTAAATAGAGAAAAAGGAATATCAATCAAAAGAGTTTTAATTAGTGGAATTAAAAATGCAGAAAACTTACACGTTAAAAAAGACCATTTTGGGAATGATATTTTAGATGAAAAAGGTAAAGAACAAAAAAGTGATTTTGTTAGCACTGGAAACAATCATCATGTTGCAATTTATAAAGATAAAAATGATAAGCTTCAAGAAAAAGTTGTTTCTTTTTATGAGGCTGTGGCAAGAGTAAATGCTAATTTAACAATTATAGATAAAGAATATAATTCTAATATTGGTTGGCTGTTTTTATTTACTATGAAACAGAATGAAATGTTTCTTTTTCCTTCAAAAGAATTTAATCCGTTAGAAACGGATTTACTAAATGAAAATAATAATAATTTAATAAGTAAACATTTGTTTCGTGTTCAAAAAATAGCAACTAAAAACTATATGTTTAGTCATCATTTAGAGACTCAAGTTGTTGGTAGTGAGTCTTTGAAGAATAAAAAACAACTTTCGGAAGTTACTTACCGCTCAGTTAGAAGTACAGAGCCTTTAAGAAATATTATTAAAATTAGAATAAACCATATTGGTAAAATAGTTCATGTAGGAGAATATTAA
- the cas2 gene encoding CRISPR-associated endonuclease Cas2 produces the protein MSANRYSAYRIMWVLVFFDLPTETKKERKAAGLFRKKLIDDGYTMFQFSIYLRHCPSRENAKVHTKRVKMSLPKHGKVCILEITDKQFGNMELFHGIKEMDLPQPTQQLQLF, from the coding sequence ATGTCAGCTAACAGATATAGCGCTTATAGAATTATGTGGGTTTTAGTATTTTTTGATTTACCAACAGAAACTAAGAAAGAACGAAAAGCTGCAGGTCTCTTTCGTAAAAAATTAATAGATGATGGTTATACAATGTTTCAATTTTCTATCTATTTGAGACATTGCCCGAGCAGAGAAAATGCGAAAGTACATACCAAAAGAGTGAAAATGAGTTTACCAAAACATGGTAAAGTCTGTATTTTAGAAATTACAGATAAGCAATTTGGCAATATGGAATTGTTTCATGGAATAAAAGAAATGGACTTACCGCAACCTACACAGCAATTGCAATTATTTTAA